A single window of Sphingobium sp. SCG-1 DNA harbors:
- a CDS encoding ribonuclease D yields the protein MTVYFHEEDLPADILAEGSVAIDTETMGLITPRDRLCLVQISDGRGDEHLVRFNPDSRYDAPNLKAIVADPTRLKLFHFGRFDIAAMQHYLGVLAAPVYCTKIASRLIRTYTDRHGLKELVRELLSQELSKVQQSSDWGGPILSDAQKDYAASDVRYLHLLKEELDRRLIREGRMELAQACFDFLPHRALLDLAGWPETDIFAHM from the coding sequence ATGACAGTCTATTTTCATGAAGAAGACCTTCCCGCGGACATACTCGCTGAAGGGTCAGTTGCCATCGACACCGAAACCATGGGTTTGATAACCCCGCGCGACCGCCTGTGCCTCGTACAGATCAGCGACGGAAGGGGTGACGAGCATCTGGTGCGCTTCAATCCGGACAGCCGCTACGACGCGCCTAATCTAAAAGCCATTGTTGCCGATCCGACGCGGTTGAAACTATTCCACTTCGGTCGTTTCGACATAGCGGCTATGCAGCATTATCTAGGCGTACTCGCTGCCCCAGTATATTGCACGAAGATCGCTTCGCGGTTGATACGCACTTACACCGACCGGCATGGCCTTAAAGAGCTAGTCCGCGAACTGCTCTCGCAGGAACTAAGCAAAGTGCAGCAAAGCTCTGATTGGGGTGGCCCGATCCTCTCCGATGCGCAGAAGGATTATGCCGCATCAGACGTGCGGTATCTCCACCTGCTGAAAGAGGAACTGGATCGCCGATTGATCCGTGAGGGCCGCATGGAACTCGCGCAGGCCTGCTTCGATTTCCTGCCACACCGCGCGTTGCTCGATCTTGCCGGATGGCCGGAAACCGACATTTTCGCGCACATGTGA
- the lptC gene encoding LPS export ABC transporter periplasmic protein LptC, protein MSLQAEQQRTYRQHWALPGGSHDRLIGTLKNVLPVLVGILSAFLAMAPFTNAGDVSFVLDKNKVAVAKERMRVTEALYRGEDTKGQRFSLRAGSAVQKSSREPIVDLRDLSARILLSDGPAVLVAQKGRYDMNAERVAIDGAVQFQSAAGYRLTTRDVGVDLKTRQMKSAGRVDGRMPIGTFSADHLEADLGARTVTLNGRARLRIDQNGLKGR, encoded by the coding sequence ATGTCCCTTCAGGCCGAACAACAACGCACCTATCGCCAGCACTGGGCATTACCCGGCGGCAGTCATGATCGCCTGATCGGGACGCTGAAGAACGTGCTTCCGGTTCTGGTCGGTATCCTGTCGGCTTTTCTTGCGATGGCCCCGTTCACCAATGCGGGCGACGTTAGCTTCGTGCTCGACAAGAATAAGGTGGCTGTGGCCAAGGAACGCATGCGCGTTACTGAAGCGCTGTATCGCGGCGAGGATACGAAAGGGCAGCGCTTCTCGCTGCGTGCGGGATCGGCGGTGCAGAAAAGCTCGCGTGAGCCGATCGTCGACTTGCGGGATTTGTCCGCGCGCATCCTCTTGTCGGATGGCCCGGCTGTACTGGTTGCGCAGAAGGGGCGATACGACATGAACGCGGAACGCGTCGCGATAGATGGTGCGGTTCAATTCCAGTCGGCCGCGGGGTATCGCCTGACGACACGTGATGTCGGAGTGGATCTCAAGACGAGACAGATGAAGAGCGCGGGCCGGGTCGATGGGCGCATGCCGATAGGCACTTTCAGCGCCGATCATCTGGAAGCCGATCTGGGCGCAAGAACCGTGACCTTGAATGGCCGTGCCCGCTTGCGCATCGATCAAAATGGTCTCAAAGGGCGATGA
- a CDS encoding LptA/OstA family protein, with protein MSSAAHAQFMANHNSNAPVNFSADRIEVQDRADRVVVSGNVVVDQAGLTLKAARMTVAYRQTGSVEIDRIDASGNVIVTRGAETARGNVAIYDLNRRLITMLGNVQLNQGTNRLTGGRLVMDLASGRSSVDGRSSGGPPGSVTGSSGRVSGTFTVPQRTNQP; from the coding sequence ATGAGCAGCGCCGCCCATGCGCAGTTCATGGCGAATCACAACAGCAACGCACCCGTCAATTTTTCGGCCGACCGAATCGAAGTGCAGGATCGCGCTGATCGTGTCGTCGTCTCCGGCAATGTCGTAGTCGATCAGGCTGGACTGACGTTGAAGGCGGCCCGGATGACGGTGGCCTACAGGCAGACCGGAAGCGTAGAAATCGACCGGATAGATGCGTCGGGCAATGTCATCGTGACACGAGGCGCGGAGACGGCGCGAGGTAACGTCGCTATTTACGATCTCAATCGGCGGCTAATCACGATGTTGGGTAACGTGCAATTAAATCAGGGTACGAACCGACTGACGGGTGGTCGTTTGGTGATGGACCTTGCCAGTGGACGATCGAGCGTGGATGGGCGCTCGTCGGGAGGGCCGCCGGGATCCGTCACCGGTTCAAGCGGTCGCGTTTCGGGCACCTTCACAGTGCCGCAGCGGACTAATCAGCCTTGA
- the lptB gene encoding LPS export ABC transporter ATP-binding protein: MDDMASIERTTSVAPPRDITDGLSVISIAKSYDRRAVLTDVSLTVGNGEVVGLLGPNGAGKTTCFYSIMGLVRPDSGRIMLDGQDITSLPMYRRAILGLGYLPQETSIFRGMTVEQNIGAVLELAEPDQTARAERLETLLSEFGLVRLRAAPAMALSGGERRRCEIARALAANPSIVLLDEPFAGIDPLSIADIRDLVKDLKNRGIGVLITDHNVRETLEIVDRACIIYDGKVLFAGSPTELVANAEVRRLYLGESFSL; this comes from the coding sequence ATGGACGATATGGCCAGCATCGAACGCACAACGTCGGTTGCGCCGCCGCGCGACATCACTGACGGGCTGTCGGTCATCTCCATCGCAAAGAGCTATGACCGGCGCGCGGTTCTTACCGACGTATCATTGACGGTCGGCAATGGCGAAGTCGTAGGGCTGCTCGGCCCGAATGGCGCGGGCAAAACGACCTGTTTTTATTCCATCATGGGATTGGTTCGTCCTGATAGCGGCAGGATCATGCTCGATGGGCAGGATATTACCAGTCTGCCCATGTACCGCCGAGCCATTTTAGGGCTTGGCTATTTGCCGCAAGAAACCTCGATCTTTCGCGGCATGACGGTCGAACAGAATATTGGCGCGGTTCTGGAACTGGCCGAGCCTGACCAAACGGCGAGGGCGGAGCGGCTGGAAACCTTGCTCTCCGAATTTGGCCTCGTCCGACTACGTGCCGCGCCCGCAATGGCGCTGTCGGGTGGGGAGCGGCGACGCTGTGAAATCGCGCGGGCGCTTGCCGCAAATCCTTCGATCGTTCTGCTCGACGAGCCTTTTGCGGGCATCGATCCGCTCTCGATCGCCGATATTCGCGATTTAGTGAAGGATCTGAAGAATCGGGGGATTGGCGTGCTCATCACCGATCATAATGTGCGGGAGACTCTGGAAATCGTCGATCGCGCCTGCATCATTTATGACGGGAAAGTTCTGTTCGCGGGCAGCCCGACGGAACTCGTTGCCAATGCCGAAGTCCGCCGCCTCTATCTCGGCGAGAGCTTCTCGCTGTGA
- the rpoN gene encoding RNA polymerase factor sigma-54 translates to MGLGPRLDLRQSQSLVMTPQLQQAIRLLALSNLEIETFIAGELEKNPLLEAASGGPEDTSLGEGADTVFDAPILSSETASADSLIAQGMGTSDNPLDVDFGAETFIDDGPGDRAAEHSHSAGLGGGVASGEMGAGFGEDGPDFDSFAGAEMGLHEHLVAQAGARLSGVELIIAGQLIGQIDDAGYLEADLLQTAHNLNVPLYAVESVLEIIQSFDPTGVGARTLSECLTLQAKEADRYDPCMQLMLKNLDILAKGALPQLRRICGVDEEDLADMISELRNYDPKPGLRFGSSATQAVVPDLFVTPRGSGWSIEVNMATLPRLLVNRSYYVELAGGTHDKNSKAWLADCLASASWLVKALDQRQKTIIKVASEIVKQQEEFFRKGVAHLRPLTLRMVAEAIGMHESTVSRVTSNKYLSCPRGLFELKYFFTSAIQSSDGGDAVSAEAVKSHIKALIANEDPRKILSDDTLVDLLREKGFDIARRTVAKYREAIGIGSSVQRRRQKALGGSKAA, encoded by the coding sequence ATGGGCTTAGGTCCACGCCTGGATTTGCGGCAGAGCCAGTCGCTGGTGATGACGCCGCAGTTGCAGCAGGCGATCCGTCTGCTGGCGTTGTCCAACCTTGAAATCGAAACGTTCATTGCGGGTGAGCTGGAGAAGAACCCCCTGCTGGAAGCCGCCTCGGGCGGACCAGAAGATACGTCTCTCGGCGAGGGAGCAGACACAGTGTTCGATGCACCCATATTGTCGTCTGAAACGGCCAGTGCCGACTCGCTGATCGCGCAAGGCATGGGTACGTCCGACAACCCTCTCGACGTGGATTTTGGCGCCGAGACATTTATCGACGATGGTCCAGGTGATCGGGCGGCTGAGCACTCCCATTCGGCAGGGCTTGGCGGCGGTGTTGCTTCGGGTGAAATGGGGGCAGGTTTCGGCGAGGACGGTCCCGACTTCGACAGCTTTGCAGGCGCCGAGATGGGCCTGCACGAACATCTAGTGGCGCAGGCCGGGGCGCGGCTGTCGGGTGTGGAACTCATCATTGCAGGTCAATTGATCGGTCAGATCGATGATGCGGGTTATCTTGAAGCCGATCTCCTGCAAACGGCCCATAATCTCAACGTGCCGCTCTACGCGGTCGAGTCCGTGCTTGAGATCATCCAGTCGTTTGATCCCACTGGAGTCGGCGCGCGTACACTGTCAGAATGTCTCACATTACAGGCCAAGGAAGCGGATCGCTACGACCCTTGCATGCAGTTGATGCTGAAGAATCTCGACATTCTCGCCAAGGGCGCACTTCCACAGTTGCGGCGCATCTGCGGCGTAGACGAGGAAGATCTGGCGGACATGATCAGTGAGTTGCGTAATTATGATCCCAAGCCGGGCCTCCGCTTCGGCAGCAGTGCTACGCAGGCCGTGGTGCCCGACCTGTTTGTGACACCTCGCGGGAGCGGCTGGTCCATCGAAGTGAATATGGCGACGCTTCCGCGCCTGCTGGTCAACCGCAGCTATTATGTCGAACTGGCTGGCGGGACGCACGACAAGAACTCCAAGGCGTGGCTCGCCGACTGTCTTGCCAGCGCCAGTTGGCTGGTGAAGGCATTGGACCAGCGGCAGAAGACGATCATCAAGGTAGCGAGCGAGATCGTGAAGCAGCAGGAAGAGTTTTTTCGGAAAGGCGTCGCGCATTTGCGCCCCCTTACCTTACGCATGGTCGCGGAAGCGATCGGTATGCACGAATCGACGGTCAGCCGCGTCACTTCGAACAAATACCTCTCCTGTCCGCGCGGGCTGTTCGAACTCAAATATTTTTTCACTAGCGCAATCCAGTCGTCAGACGGCGGAGATGCCGTCTCTGCCGAAGCCGTCAAGAGCCACATCAAGGCGTTGATCGCGAATGAAGACCCGCGCAAGATCCTGTCAGATGACACGCTGGTCGATCTTTTGCGGGAGAAAGGCTTCGACATCGCGCGCCGCACGGTCGCGAAATATCGCGAGGCGATCGGCATTGGTTCCTCAGTCCAGCGCCGTCGCCAGAAGGCGCTCGGCGGCAGCAAGGCAGCCTAG
- a CDS encoding glutaminyl-peptide cyclotransferase — protein sequence MRRIIAALAWFVVAPAVAQAETRWTLVKSYPHDPKAFTEGLLWADGSLYESTGLNGSSDIRQVRLKDGKVVRRTAIEPQYFGEGIVNWGDRIVSLTWRHRQGFVWDRKTFKRTGNFRYEGEGWALTQDGHAIIMSDGTSQLRFLDPQTLQEQKRITVTWNGRPVDRLNELEYVKGEVLANIWYESRIARINPATGAVIDWIDLSPLAAQVRLTDSDAVLNGIAYDAAKDRLFVTGKFWPKLFEIKLQR from the coding sequence GTGCGTCGCATCATTGCTGCTTTAGCTTGGTTCGTGGTGGCGCCAGCCGTGGCGCAGGCCGAAACGCGCTGGACGCTCGTGAAAAGCTACCCACACGATCCGAAAGCCTTCACCGAAGGACTGCTCTGGGCAGACGGCAGCCTGTACGAAAGCACCGGGCTGAATGGCTCTTCGGACATTCGGCAGGTCCGATTGAAGGACGGCAAGGTAGTTCGCCGCACTGCCATTGAACCCCAATATTTCGGCGAGGGTATCGTAAACTGGGGTGATCGTATCGTCAGCCTGACATGGCGGCATCGGCAGGGTTTTGTTTGGGACCGCAAGACGTTCAAACGCACCGGGAACTTCCGCTATGAAGGCGAAGGCTGGGCGCTGACGCAGGATGGCCATGCGATCATCATGAGCGATGGAACGTCGCAACTGCGCTTCCTAGATCCTCAGACGCTTCAGGAGCAGAAGCGGATTACAGTGACTTGGAACGGCCGACCCGTCGATCGGCTGAATGAACTGGAATATGTGAAGGGCGAAGTGCTGGCGAACATCTGGTACGAAAGCCGCATCGCCCGGATTAATCCGGCGACGGGCGCTGTGATCGACTGGATCGACCTTTCGCCTCTCGCAGCACAGGTGCGGCTGACGGATAGCGACGCAGTATTGAACGGAATCGCCTATGATGCCGCCAAGGACCGCCTTTTCGTCACGGGCAAATTCTGGCCAAAACTGTTTGAGATCAAGCTACAGCGCTAG
- a CDS encoding YgfZ/GcvT domain-containing protein: MANTTLQDRAIIRIGGEEARPFLQGLITQDVLGLTPGAPRWSGLLTPQGKALFDFILWAVGADVLIDCEAAQADALARRLSLYRLRRPVTIVREPELAVHWALEAPGKPLDPRLPALGHRWLDRPGEGDASMAFRSHRLSLQVLEGAEELGQDQTLWLEANAEELNGVDFTKGCYVGQENTARMHYRSKVNRRLVAVPVAQADAKRQRLVLPDLDVSIEHRRIEDIIDLPLPEWLAAAVTAPIEQ, encoded by the coding sequence ATAGCGAACACCACTCTACAGGATCGCGCGATCATTCGCATCGGTGGCGAAGAAGCGCGCCCTTTTCTTCAAGGACTTATCACTCAAGATGTCCTTGGCCTGACACCGGGCGCGCCTCGCTGGTCGGGGCTGCTTACGCCGCAGGGGAAGGCCTTGTTCGACTTCATCCTGTGGGCTGTTGGCGCGGACGTGCTGATCGATTGCGAAGCAGCACAGGCCGATGCATTGGCGCGGCGACTGTCGCTCTACAGGCTGCGTCGACCCGTTACGATCGTGCGGGAGCCTGAATTAGCGGTGCATTGGGCACTGGAAGCACCAGGCAAGCCGCTCGATCCGCGACTTCCGGCACTCGGCCATCGTTGGCTTGATCGACCTGGCGAAGGCGATGCATCGATGGCATTTCGTTCGCACCGTTTATCTTTGCAGGTTTTGGAGGGTGCGGAGGAGCTTGGTCAGGACCAGACGCTTTGGCTGGAGGCAAATGCCGAGGAACTGAACGGCGTCGACTTCACCAAAGGGTGCTATGTCGGCCAGGAGAACACGGCCCGGATGCATTATCGGTCCAAGGTAAACCGCCGGCTGGTCGCGGTGCCAGTGGCGCAGGCGGATGCAAAAAGGCAGCGCTTGGTTTTGCCTGATCTAGACGTATCGATAGAACACCGGCGCATCGAAGATATCATCGACCTGCCTCTGCCGGAATGGTTGGCCGCTGCCGTAACGGCACCTATTGAACAGTGA
- a CDS encoding dihydroorotase — MTQTYDLVLKNGTVHTPGGPAQTDVAVLGGKIAAIGSGFSAGETIDCTGLDILPGVIDSQVHFREPGLEHKEDLESGSRAAVLGGVTAVFEMPNTNPNTDSEERIRDKLARAHHRMWCDHAFYVGATADNAEQLVNLERIPGTAGVKIFMGASTGSLLVDDDSALSRVLGSGKRRVAIHAEDETRMNARKHLALEANPSTHPIWRDDESAMLATKRIIGLARAARRRIHILHITTPAELEYIAQNKDIATCEVTPQHLTLAGEDAYPRLGTFAQMNPPIRSGAHRDGLWQWLNQGVPDVLGSDHAPHTLEEKSKTYPASPSGMPGVQTLVPLLLNHVANGRTTLARFIELTSAGPQRIFGLVGKGRIASGYDADFTIVDLKKQWTIDGDWLASRCGWSPFEGMQLTGKAMGTIVRGHRVMWEDTLADAAIGEPIRFEATQF; from the coding sequence ATGACCCAGACCTATGACCTCGTCCTGAAGAACGGCACCGTCCATACACCTGGAGGTCCGGCGCAGACCGATGTGGCGGTGCTCGGCGGCAAAATTGCGGCAATCGGCAGCGGCTTTTCGGCAGGCGAGACGATCGATTGCACGGGCCTGGATATTCTACCGGGCGTGATCGACAGCCAGGTGCATTTCCGCGAGCCCGGTCTCGAGCACAAGGAGGATCTGGAGAGCGGCAGCCGCGCAGCAGTGCTCGGCGGGGTGACGGCGGTTTTCGAGATGCCGAATACCAACCCCAACACCGACAGCGAAGAGCGAATTCGCGACAAACTCGCGCGAGCGCACCATCGGATGTGGTGCGACCATGCCTTCTATGTAGGCGCAACGGCCGACAATGCCGAGCAGCTTGTCAATCTGGAGCGGATACCCGGAACGGCCGGCGTGAAAATCTTCATGGGTGCCTCGACCGGCAGCCTGCTGGTTGACGACGACAGTGCCCTGTCCCGCGTACTGGGGTCGGGCAAGCGCCGTGTCGCAATCCATGCCGAGGACGAAACCCGCATGAACGCGCGCAAGCATCTGGCACTGGAAGCCAATCCTTCCACGCATCCGATCTGGCGAGATGATGAAAGCGCAATGCTGGCGACGAAGCGGATAATCGGCCTTGCCCGTGCGGCCCGACGGCGCATCCACATCCTGCACATAACGACGCCCGCCGAACTGGAATATATCGCGCAGAACAAGGATATCGCCACTTGCGAAGTGACGCCCCAGCATCTGACGCTGGCGGGCGAAGACGCCTATCCGCGCCTCGGCACGTTCGCGCAGATGAACCCACCGATTCGTTCAGGCGCGCATCGGGACGGACTGTGGCAGTGGCTCAACCAGGGTGTTCCCGACGTGCTGGGGTCAGACCATGCCCCGCATACGTTGGAGGAAAAGTCCAAGACGTATCCCGCGTCGCCCAGCGGTATGCCGGGCGTGCAAACATTAGTGCCGCTGCTGCTCAATCATGTGGCGAACGGTCGCACGACCTTGGCGCGGTTCATAGAACTGACCAGCGCAGGGCCACAGCGCATCTTTGGCCTCGTTGGCAAGGGCCGCATCGCTTCAGGCTATGATGCGGACTTCACTATCGTGGACCTGAAGAAGCAGTGGACGATCGACGGGGACTGGTTGGCCTCACGCTGCGGATGGTCGCCTTTTGAGGGCATGCAGCTTACGGGCAAAGCAATGGGCACAATCGTGCGTGGGCACCGAGTAATGTGGGAAGATACTTTGGCAGACGCGGCGATCGGTGAACCTATCCGCTTCGAGGCTACGCAGTTCTGA
- the rarD gene encoding EamA family transporter RarD, protein MTEIKAHAVEGSGLPFGIAAYGMWGLLPIYFKLLSDVEPLELVSSRVLFSLIFMGVVLTATGALREFGRTLRHRATMIAMTGSATLIAINWLTYIWAVNGGHVVGASLGYFLNPLINVLLGVLVLKEKLRRAQMAAIFVAALGVIVMAASALQTLWVSLVLALSFAFYGLIRKTADVGPRQGLAAETLILTPIAGCYMIWLASNSTMTFGIDAGTSTLLALSGIITSVPLLLFATAARRLPLTTLGLLQYIAPTLQFIIGILYGETLSGGQMVSFGLIWAGLVLFTVDSVGNLRRARAIDLQNPTSSVTAPIR, encoded by the coding sequence ATGACAGAGATCAAGGCTCACGCTGTAGAGGGTAGCGGCTTGCCGTTCGGTATCGCAGCCTACGGCATGTGGGGACTGCTGCCTATATATTTCAAGCTGCTATCCGATGTTGAACCACTTGAACTAGTATCAAGCCGGGTGTTATTTTCGCTGATCTTCATGGGCGTCGTTCTTACGGCGACGGGAGCGTTGCGGGAGTTTGGTCGTACGCTGCGCCATCGCGCTACGATGATTGCAATGACTGGCAGCGCAACTTTAATAGCGATCAATTGGCTGACGTACATCTGGGCCGTGAATGGCGGTCATGTTGTTGGCGCCAGTCTTGGCTATTTCCTCAATCCATTGATAAACGTCCTGCTAGGCGTTCTGGTGTTGAAGGAGAAGCTGCGCCGGGCACAGATGGCCGCAATTTTCGTTGCGGCGCTTGGCGTGATCGTGATGGCTGCTTCCGCTTTGCAGACGTTGTGGGTCAGCCTGGTGCTGGCGCTTTCTTTCGCCTTTTACGGTTTAATTCGTAAAACGGCGGACGTGGGGCCGCGCCAGGGGCTAGCCGCCGAAACCTTGATCCTGACGCCAATCGCCGGATGTTATATGATATGGCTGGCGAGCAACAGCACCATGACCTTTGGCATTGACGCCGGAACCTCTACTCTGTTGGCGTTGAGCGGGATAATCACTTCAGTTCCTCTGCTGCTTTTCGCCACAGCCGCCCGCCGCCTGCCACTCACTACGTTGGGCTTGCTCCAGTACATAGCACCCACGCTTCAGTTTATTATCGGTATTCTCTATGGTGAGACACTAAGCGGAGGCCAGATGGTAAGCTTCGGCTTGATTTGGGCTGGATTGGTGCTGTTTACCGTGGATTCTGTCGGGAACTTGCGTAGGGCGCGGGCTATTGACCTGCAGAATCCCACTTCATCCGTGACGGCTCCAATTAGGTAG
- a CDS encoding thiamine phosphate synthase — protein MTDERMDDTSLMCALNRLPRGAGVVFRHYSLAAKQRRALFDQVRATARRRKLVLLLAGSASTARAWKADGWHGRTWGPSNMLHSAPVHSVPELRKAAQVDACLLFVSPVFATRSHPGARVLGRIGFARLAQRASSPTVALGGMTHARWRGLRNAGAYGWAAISAWAS, from the coding sequence ATGACGGATGAGCGTATGGACGACACGTCGCTGATGTGCGCATTGAACCGTTTACCGCGTGGGGCAGGGGTGGTGTTCCGGCACTACAGTCTTGCCGCCAAACAACGACGCGCGCTTTTCGATCAAGTGCGTGCGACGGCTAGGCGGCGCAAACTTGTGCTACTATTGGCAGGCTCTGCTTCTACCGCACGTGCGTGGAAGGCGGATGGCTGGCACGGCCGCACTTGGGGACCCTCCAATATGCTCCACAGCGCGCCCGTTCACAGCGTTCCAGAGTTACGCAAAGCCGCGCAGGTCGACGCATGTCTTCTGTTTGTTTCACCTGTGTTTGCCACTCGCTCTCATCCCGGTGCGCGCGTGCTTGGCCGGATAGGCTTCGCCCGCCTCGCGCAGCGTGCATCGTCGCCGACCGTCGCTCTTGGCGGCATGACCCACGCACGCTGGCGCGGCTTGCGAAATGCGGGCGCTTATGGGTGGGCCGCAATCAGCGCTTGGGCATCATAG
- a CDS encoding YggS family pyridoxal phosphate-dependent enzyme, with the protein MTAASLPNDPPHDAATRLAAIRSAITRIASLSSRSAADVTLIAVSKTHGASEIAPLIAAGQRVFGENRVQEAQDKWPALREAVPEISLHLVGQLQSNKAADAVALFDVIHSLDRSSLLTALAKAMDKVGRQVPCFVQVNIGAETQKGGCPIGEVPSLLEQARMIEVPISGLMCVPPADVEAAPYFALLAKMAREEGLTGLSMGMSGDYETAIMLGATHVRVGTALFGDRPKA; encoded by the coding sequence ATGACCGCCGCCAGCCTTCCGAACGATCCCCCGCATGATGCAGCAACCCGGCTCGCTGCCATACGCAGCGCCATCACGCGCATTGCGTCACTCTCCTCACGTAGTGCGGCGGATGTAACGCTGATCGCCGTCTCAAAAACACATGGAGCGAGCGAGATCGCTCCGTTGATCGCGGCAGGGCAGCGGGTATTCGGCGAAAATCGCGTGCAGGAGGCGCAGGACAAATGGCCTGCGCTGCGGGAGGCAGTGCCCGAAATCTCGCTGCATCTCGTCGGGCAACTGCAATCTAATAAGGCGGCCGATGCCGTCGCGCTGTTCGACGTCATTCATTCGCTCGATCGCTCCTCGCTGCTCACCGCACTCGCCAAGGCGATGGACAAGGTTGGGCGGCAGGTGCCTTGCTTCGTGCAAGTCAATATCGGCGCAGAAACGCAGAAAGGCGGATGCCCGATTGGCGAAGTCCCATCTCTGCTTGAGCAGGCGCGAATGATCGAGGTGCCGATTTCAGGATTGATGTGCGTGCCGCCCGCAGATGTAGAGGCCGCGCCCTATTTCGCGCTACTTGCAAAGATGGCGCGAGAGGAAGGGCTTACGGGACTTTCGATGGGCATGTCGGGCGACTATGAAACTGCGATCATGCTCGGCGCAACGCACGTGCGGGTGGGCACGGCACTTTTCGGCGACCGTCCCAAGGCTTGA